The Argopecten irradians isolate NY chromosome 4, Ai_NY, whole genome shotgun sequence genome has a window encoding:
- the LOC138321009 gene encoding chymotrypsin-like elastase family member 1: MTCLWERWWEGRGKLINMGRDTNWQHFRDDMDSRLVLLALAIFGVVTGAKLQGEDEGTDPGTPPNIVGGTDADEDAWPWQVTLTYKNQFMCGGTILNEKTILTAAHCTYRAKKRALKVIVGNYDRRKNEKKTRGEKKMKVASIIQVKQSSNIKHVESVLCV, encoded by the exons ATGACTTGCCTCTGGGAAAGATGGTGGGAAGGTCGAGGAAAACTTATAAATATGGGTAGAGATACTAACTGGCAGCATTTCAGAGACGATATGGACTCCCGGCTGGTTCTGCTTGCTCTAGCCATCTTCGGGGTGGTTACAGGTGCCAAACTCCAAG GAGAGGACGAAGGCACCGATCCAGGCACACCCCCTAACATAGTGGGAGGAACAGACGCCGACGAGGACGCTTGGCCATGGCAGGTCACTCTTACTTACAAGAATCAGTTTATGTGTGGTGGCACCATCCTTAACGAGAAAACGATTTTAACTGCGGCCCATTGTACCTACCGTGCCAA AAAAAGGGCTCTCAAAGTTATAGTTGGAAATTACGACAGGAGAAAGAATGAAAAGAAGACAAGAGGTGAAAAGAAGATGAAAGTCGCTTCAATCATACAGGTAAAGCAATCTTCGAATATAAAACATGTGGAAAGTGTTCTGTGTGTGTAG